A region of Salvelinus alpinus chromosome 24, SLU_Salpinus.1, whole genome shotgun sequence DNA encodes the following proteins:
- the LOC139552395 gene encoding AP-4 complex accessory subunit RUSC2-like isoform X2, translated as MNRTASLSGDTLIACHFPLVQLPPWQLPVQAALCSGSAKRPGRLCSSSVGLTRAASLPEQDNLHREPFHSSLRHISSSYWSLKEDRSEEEGDGEGGSDSGGRCDSGSSPEEVSQMTISQRHKEHPVVRGSLRSHNSFLPNEGVEEDDEDSDGDNLHRYHEDPFFVLQLHGNSNWALNNARRGFSKPSRQSASQQNNDNKGSTVLLDCGEQERAVDIEDNMFTCGDEGYCFSYGQPKCFPESFSEGHLEYVTDSSCNSSDGVLVNFSTIYNKSNNPATPNDLSCPAVQSSQPAEGSIFLNLHPYSQESQGPQAAGPSQGSRTTSSPHDGGPSAPCWSPQALDSNCNIYLPDAQSLLSSLEISYLTSCLQSQARLLPTGTTQKYYKLVTCDLSSQSASPSPAVSSTTSVTSECHYVLFNKAQGDQGQGNKQEEGSDKEGRRASPLHCSRCMSWDSQHVTSFAEIAHCKRHTDSCQSSSHSHTSQDLCPIQEAVSLGQNSSHSPLLLSPNQGSSTVSNHPSVSPDHEAEEEGACSWATPVVRYSKAQRPSSLPIQPFVLLPPAGKPQSQPLGSLLDQYISHNNTKPSSQPGFKCKGNRLLTHLRPSPLGSYGAILLEGPSSSDTCSTCTPSPEHFQSRRNWTHSSPYRPYSSHGFTFTSPKQAHISTIQSNTELTQVHSCQDQHFADLDQSYPSPGQAHSSPNQSQRKDSNKRSQGMAQICQDLIRWFPEQKSPSPVLLTHSPDCPIDSHVATMSPSASHTPHPDLLVSFSPDPPLPPHKRSPLTSIPKAGSAASHYSRTAALSSVAHMSSLSALLQPLVLAGPSVKQHQQQHCDSFSLSDSWPPVEFCLSPEASYESLSISHLQRRGLLKSVSLAVDLIMAHFGSSRDPGEKMWLGTTIGGLVLEHMCPTIQNILQDGLRDHKLDLIIGQRRNHAWNVVEASTHTGPTTRVLHSLLSKVRQCSLLTSHCMKLRAFIMGLLNLRTLEFWLNHLYNQKEVVKAHYHPWGFLAMSQGQCQPLFQELLLLLQPLSMLPFDLNLLLEPRLLHNRQLCSEEQAPPCSTFLMTSCPLLKGDREDRQGVYSSMDGPRENSRPTGDPHQLVQHLQGSSQVSKAMGQEKKVRPVGESSRSLWSAAIPGCWQRQPSHAERVECGQIYKHVIHPEPQQGMEGRREEETSQEGRREGRGPGTPRMTADPQDDSPSQGGLRWAKLFGSGRDHPARKQRAPQNPNGTQTQKRRPSQWLQLDSSQLGLLAHTVWSGKQPDRKHQT; from the exons ATGAACAGGACTGCTAGCCTATCAGGGGATACCCTGATCGCGTGTCACTTCCCCCTGGTGCAGCTCCCCCCCTGGCAGCTTCCTGTGCAGGCAGCTCTGTGCAGTGGCTCTGCCAAGAGGCCTGGTCGGCTGTGCTCCAGCTCCGTAGGTCTGACCCGTGCCGCCTCCCTCCCCGAGCAGGACAACCTCCACAGAGAGCCCTTCCACAGCAGCCTCAGACACATCTCCTCCAGTTACTGGAGCCTCAAGGAGGACCGGAGCGAGGAGGAGGGGGACGGGGAGGGAGGCAGCGACAGCGGCGGGAGGTGTGACTCTGGATCCTCACCAGAGGAGGTATCACAGATGACCATCTCCCAAAGACATAAAGAACACCCTGTAGTTAGAGGTTCTTTACGGTCACACAACTCCTTCCTCCCGAATGAAGGGGTGGAAGAAGATGATGAGGATAGTGATGGAGATAACCTGCACAGATACCACGAAGACCCTTTTTTTGTGCTGCAGCTGCATGGGAACTCTAACTGGGCCCTGAATAATGCTAGGAGGGGGTTCTCCAAACCTTCTAGACAATCAGCCAGTCAGCAGAACAATGACAACAAGGGTAGTACTGTGTTGTTGGACTGTGGGGAGCAGGAGAGAGCAGTGGATATTGAAGATAATATGTTCACATGTGGTGATGAGGGCTACTGCTTCAGCTATGGCCAACCAAAATGTTTCCCTGAGTCTTTCTCTGAGGGTCATCTAGAGTATGTCACAGACTCCTCCTGCAACAGCTCTGATGGGGTTCTCGTCAACTTCAGCACCATCTACAATAAAAGTAACAACCCTGCCACCCCAAATGACCTCAGCTGCCCTGCAGTGCAGTCCTCCCAGCCAGCAGAGGGCTCTATATTCCTAAACCTGCACCCATACTCCCAGGAGTCCCAGGGGCCTCAGGCTGCTGGACCTAGTCAGGGGAGCCGAACAACCTCCTCTCCTCATGACGGGGGGCCTTCTGCCCCCTGCTGGTCACCGCAGGCGCTGGACTCCAACTGTAACATCTACCTTCCCGATGCCCAGAGCCTCCTGTCCTCTCTGGAGATCTCTTACCTCACTTCCTGTCTCCAGAGCCAGGCCAGGCTGCTGCCCACAGGGACCACCCAGAAGTACTACAAGCTGGTGACTTGTGACCTCTCATCCCAGTCAGCCTCGCCTAGCCCGGCCGTGTCCAGCACCACCAGTGTCACTTCAGAGTGCCACTACGTCCTCTTCAATAAGGCCCAGGGAGATCAGGGCCAGGGGAACAAACAG GAAGAAGGCTCAGACAAAGAAGGGAGGAGAGCTAGCCCATTGCACTGTTCTCGCTGTATGAGCTGGGACTCCCAACATGTCACCTCCTTCGCTGAGATTGCACACTGtaagagacatacagacagctgTCAGAGCTCCAGCCACTCCCACACCTCCCAGGACCTGTGTCCCATCCAGGAGGCAGTTTCCCTGGGCCAGAATAGCAGCCACTCCCCCCTACTCCTGAGTCCCAACCAAGGCAGTAGCACTGTGTCCAACCACCCTTCTGTGTCACCAGACCATGAGGCGGAGGAGGAGG GGGCGTGTTCATGGGCAACCCCTGTGGTGCGGTACAGTAAGGCTCAGAGGCCCAGCTCCTTGCCCATCCAGCCCTTCGTCCTGCTTCCCCCAGCGGGTAAACCTCAGAGCCAGCCCCTGGGCTCCCTGTTGGACCAGTACATCAGCCACAATAACACCAAGCCCAGCTCCCAGCCAGGGTTCAAGTGCAAAGGCAACAGACTCCTGACCCACCTGCGTCCTTCACCGCTGGGCAGCTATGGAGCCATCCTCCTGGAGGGCCCCTCTAGCTCTGATACCTGCTCCACCTGCACCCCCAGTCCAGAACACTTCCAGTCCAGACGCAACTGGACACACTCCAGTCCTTACAGGCCCTACAGTAGCCATGGCTTTACTTTTACCAGTCCAAAACAAGCTCACATAAGCACAATACAATCTAATACCGAACTAACCCAGGTTCATTCATGCCAGGACCAGCACTTTGCAGACCTAGACCAAAGCTACCCCAGCCCAGGTCAGGCCCACAGTAGCCCAAACCAGTCTCAACGTAAAGATTCAAACAAACGTAGCCAAGGCATGGCTCAGATCTGCCAAGATCTCATTCGCTGGTTTCCAGAGCAGAAGAGCCCCAGCCCAGTCCTCCTGACCCACAGCCCTGACTGCCCCATTGACTCCCATGTAGCAACCATGTCCCCCTCTGCCAGTCACACCCCTCATCCAGACCTGCTGGTGTCCTTCTCTCCAGACCCACCCTTGCCGCCCCACAAGAGAAGCCCACTAACCTCAATACCTAAGGCTGGGTCTGCAGCTTCTCACTATAGCCGGACAGCTGCTCTCTCCTCAGTGGCCCATATGTCCTCTCTGAGCGCCCTCCTGCAGCCCCTGGTGTTGGCAGGGCCCAGTGTCAAGCAGCATCAACAACAGCACTGTGACTCCTTCAGCCTGAGTGACAGTTGGCCACCTGTGGAGTTCTGCCTGTCACCTGAAGCATCCTACGAGTCTCTGTCCATCAGCCATCtgcagaggagag GTCTGCTGAAATCTGTGAGCTTGGCAGTGGATTTGATCATGGCTCATTTTGGCTCCAGTCGAGATCCTGGGGAAAAG ATGTGGCTGGGTACCACCATTGGTGGTCTTGTTCTGGAGCATATGTGTCCCACCATCCAGAACATTCTGCAGGATGGTCTCAGGGACCACAAACTGGACCTAATCATCGGTCAGCGACGCAACCACGCCTGGAACGTGGTGGAGGCCTCCACTCACACAG GCCCTACCACCCGGGTGCTCCACAGCTTGCTGTCCAAGGTGAGGCAGTGCTCCCTGCTGACCAGCCACTGTATGAAACTACGAGCCTTCATCATGGGCCTGCTCAA CCTGAGGACCTTGGAATTCTGGCTGAATCACCTCTACAACCAAAAAG AGGTGGTGAAAGCTCACTACCATCCATGGGGTTTCCTCGCCATGTCGCAGGGGCAGTGTCAACCTCTGTTCCAGgagctcctcctcctgctgcagcctCTCTCCATGTTACCCTTTGATCTCAACCTGCTGCTGGAGCCCCGCCTGCTACACAACAGACAGCTCTGCTCTGAGGAACAAGCTCCACCATGCTCCACTTTTCTCATGACCAGTTGTCCCCTGTTGAaaggagacagagaagacagacaggggGTGTATAGCTCTATGGATGGACCCAGGGAGAACAGCAGGCCAACAGGTGACCCACACCAGCTGGTACAGCATCTTCAGGGGTCCTCCCAGGTTTCAAAGGCCATGGGTCAGGAGAAGAAGGTGAGGCCTGTAGGTGAGTCTAGCAGGAGCCTGTGGTCAGCCGCTATTCCAGGGTGTTGGCAGAGACAACCTTCCCACGCGGAGAGGGTGGAATGTGGACAGATTTACAAGCATGTCATCCACCCTGAGCCTCAGCaggggatggaggggaggagagaagaggagacttcacaggagggcaggagggagggaaggggtccGGGGACCCCCAGGATGACGGCAGACCCACAGGATGATAGCCCTTCCCAGGGTGGGCTACGCTGGGCCAAGCTCTTTGGATCAGGAAGGGATCACCCCGCCAGGAAACAGAGGGCACCCCAAAACCCCAATGGGACACAGACCCAGAAAAG GAGACCTTCACAGTGGCTGCAGTTGGACAGCTCTCAGCTGGGCCTGTTGGCCCATACAGTCTGGTCAGGGAAACAGCCTGACCGGAAACACCAAACATAG
- the LOC139552395 gene encoding AP-4 complex accessory subunit RUSC2-like isoform X1, which produces MNRTASLSGDTLIACHFPLVQLPPWQLPVQAALCSGSAKRPGRLCSSSVGLTRAASLPEQDNLHREPFHSSLRHISSSYWSLKEDRSEEEGDGEGGSDSGGRCDSGSSPEEVSQMTISQRHKEHPVVRGSLRSHNSFLPNEGVEEDDEDSDGDNLHRYHEDPFFVLQLHGNSNWALNNARRGFSKPSRQSASQQNNDNKGSTVLLDCGEQERAVDIEDNMFTCGDEGYCFSYGQPKCFPESFSEGHLEYVTDSSCNSSDGVLVNFSTIYNKSNNPATPNDLSCPAVQSSQPAEGSIFLNLHPYSQESQGPQAAGPSQGSRTTSSPHDGGPSAPCWSPQALDSNCNIYLPDAQSLLSSLEISYLTSCLQSQARLLPTGTTQKYYKLVTCDLSSQSASPSPAVSSTTSVTSECHYVLFNKAQGDQGQGNKQQEEGSDKEGRRASPLHCSRCMSWDSQHVTSFAEIAHCKRHTDSCQSSSHSHTSQDLCPIQEAVSLGQNSSHSPLLLSPNQGSSTVSNHPSVSPDHEAEEEGACSWATPVVRYSKAQRPSSLPIQPFVLLPPAGKPQSQPLGSLLDQYISHNNTKPSSQPGFKCKGNRLLTHLRPSPLGSYGAILLEGPSSSDTCSTCTPSPEHFQSRRNWTHSSPYRPYSSHGFTFTSPKQAHISTIQSNTELTQVHSCQDQHFADLDQSYPSPGQAHSSPNQSQRKDSNKRSQGMAQICQDLIRWFPEQKSPSPVLLTHSPDCPIDSHVATMSPSASHTPHPDLLVSFSPDPPLPPHKRSPLTSIPKAGSAASHYSRTAALSSVAHMSSLSALLQPLVLAGPSVKQHQQQHCDSFSLSDSWPPVEFCLSPEASYESLSISHLQRRGLLKSVSLAVDLIMAHFGSSRDPGEKMWLGTTIGGLVLEHMCPTIQNILQDGLRDHKLDLIIGQRRNHAWNVVEASTHTGPTTRVLHSLLSKVRQCSLLTSHCMKLRAFIMGLLNLRTLEFWLNHLYNQKEVVKAHYHPWGFLAMSQGQCQPLFQELLLLLQPLSMLPFDLNLLLEPRLLHNRQLCSEEQAPPCSTFLMTSCPLLKGDREDRQGVYSSMDGPRENSRPTGDPHQLVQHLQGSSQVSKAMGQEKKVRPVGESSRSLWSAAIPGCWQRQPSHAERVECGQIYKHVIHPEPQQGMEGRREEETSQEGRREGRGPGTPRMTADPQDDSPSQGGLRWAKLFGSGRDHPARKQRAPQNPNGTQTQKRRPSQWLQLDSSQLGLLAHTVWSGKQPDRKHQT; this is translated from the exons ATGAACAGGACTGCTAGCCTATCAGGGGATACCCTGATCGCGTGTCACTTCCCCCTGGTGCAGCTCCCCCCCTGGCAGCTTCCTGTGCAGGCAGCTCTGTGCAGTGGCTCTGCCAAGAGGCCTGGTCGGCTGTGCTCCAGCTCCGTAGGTCTGACCCGTGCCGCCTCCCTCCCCGAGCAGGACAACCTCCACAGAGAGCCCTTCCACAGCAGCCTCAGACACATCTCCTCCAGTTACTGGAGCCTCAAGGAGGACCGGAGCGAGGAGGAGGGGGACGGGGAGGGAGGCAGCGACAGCGGCGGGAGGTGTGACTCTGGATCCTCACCAGAGGAGGTATCACAGATGACCATCTCCCAAAGACATAAAGAACACCCTGTAGTTAGAGGTTCTTTACGGTCACACAACTCCTTCCTCCCGAATGAAGGGGTGGAAGAAGATGATGAGGATAGTGATGGAGATAACCTGCACAGATACCACGAAGACCCTTTTTTTGTGCTGCAGCTGCATGGGAACTCTAACTGGGCCCTGAATAATGCTAGGAGGGGGTTCTCCAAACCTTCTAGACAATCAGCCAGTCAGCAGAACAATGACAACAAGGGTAGTACTGTGTTGTTGGACTGTGGGGAGCAGGAGAGAGCAGTGGATATTGAAGATAATATGTTCACATGTGGTGATGAGGGCTACTGCTTCAGCTATGGCCAACCAAAATGTTTCCCTGAGTCTTTCTCTGAGGGTCATCTAGAGTATGTCACAGACTCCTCCTGCAACAGCTCTGATGGGGTTCTCGTCAACTTCAGCACCATCTACAATAAAAGTAACAACCCTGCCACCCCAAATGACCTCAGCTGCCCTGCAGTGCAGTCCTCCCAGCCAGCAGAGGGCTCTATATTCCTAAACCTGCACCCATACTCCCAGGAGTCCCAGGGGCCTCAGGCTGCTGGACCTAGTCAGGGGAGCCGAACAACCTCCTCTCCTCATGACGGGGGGCCTTCTGCCCCCTGCTGGTCACCGCAGGCGCTGGACTCCAACTGTAACATCTACCTTCCCGATGCCCAGAGCCTCCTGTCCTCTCTGGAGATCTCTTACCTCACTTCCTGTCTCCAGAGCCAGGCCAGGCTGCTGCCCACAGGGACCACCCAGAAGTACTACAAGCTGGTGACTTGTGACCTCTCATCCCAGTCAGCCTCGCCTAGCCCGGCCGTGTCCAGCACCACCAGTGTCACTTCAGAGTGCCACTACGTCCTCTTCAATAAGGCCCAGGGAGATCAGGGCCAGGGGAACAAACAG CAGGAAGAAGGCTCAGACAAAGAAGGGAGGAGAGCTAGCCCATTGCACTGTTCTCGCTGTATGAGCTGGGACTCCCAACATGTCACCTCCTTCGCTGAGATTGCACACTGtaagagacatacagacagctgTCAGAGCTCCAGCCACTCCCACACCTCCCAGGACCTGTGTCCCATCCAGGAGGCAGTTTCCCTGGGCCAGAATAGCAGCCACTCCCCCCTACTCCTGAGTCCCAACCAAGGCAGTAGCACTGTGTCCAACCACCCTTCTGTGTCACCAGACCATGAGGCGGAGGAGGAGG GGGCGTGTTCATGGGCAACCCCTGTGGTGCGGTACAGTAAGGCTCAGAGGCCCAGCTCCTTGCCCATCCAGCCCTTCGTCCTGCTTCCCCCAGCGGGTAAACCTCAGAGCCAGCCCCTGGGCTCCCTGTTGGACCAGTACATCAGCCACAATAACACCAAGCCCAGCTCCCAGCCAGGGTTCAAGTGCAAAGGCAACAGACTCCTGACCCACCTGCGTCCTTCACCGCTGGGCAGCTATGGAGCCATCCTCCTGGAGGGCCCCTCTAGCTCTGATACCTGCTCCACCTGCACCCCCAGTCCAGAACACTTCCAGTCCAGACGCAACTGGACACACTCCAGTCCTTACAGGCCCTACAGTAGCCATGGCTTTACTTTTACCAGTCCAAAACAAGCTCACATAAGCACAATACAATCTAATACCGAACTAACCCAGGTTCATTCATGCCAGGACCAGCACTTTGCAGACCTAGACCAAAGCTACCCCAGCCCAGGTCAGGCCCACAGTAGCCCAAACCAGTCTCAACGTAAAGATTCAAACAAACGTAGCCAAGGCATGGCTCAGATCTGCCAAGATCTCATTCGCTGGTTTCCAGAGCAGAAGAGCCCCAGCCCAGTCCTCCTGACCCACAGCCCTGACTGCCCCATTGACTCCCATGTAGCAACCATGTCCCCCTCTGCCAGTCACACCCCTCATCCAGACCTGCTGGTGTCCTTCTCTCCAGACCCACCCTTGCCGCCCCACAAGAGAAGCCCACTAACCTCAATACCTAAGGCTGGGTCTGCAGCTTCTCACTATAGCCGGACAGCTGCTCTCTCCTCAGTGGCCCATATGTCCTCTCTGAGCGCCCTCCTGCAGCCCCTGGTGTTGGCAGGGCCCAGTGTCAAGCAGCATCAACAACAGCACTGTGACTCCTTCAGCCTGAGTGACAGTTGGCCACCTGTGGAGTTCTGCCTGTCACCTGAAGCATCCTACGAGTCTCTGTCCATCAGCCATCtgcagaggagag GTCTGCTGAAATCTGTGAGCTTGGCAGTGGATTTGATCATGGCTCATTTTGGCTCCAGTCGAGATCCTGGGGAAAAG ATGTGGCTGGGTACCACCATTGGTGGTCTTGTTCTGGAGCATATGTGTCCCACCATCCAGAACATTCTGCAGGATGGTCTCAGGGACCACAAACTGGACCTAATCATCGGTCAGCGACGCAACCACGCCTGGAACGTGGTGGAGGCCTCCACTCACACAG GCCCTACCACCCGGGTGCTCCACAGCTTGCTGTCCAAGGTGAGGCAGTGCTCCCTGCTGACCAGCCACTGTATGAAACTACGAGCCTTCATCATGGGCCTGCTCAA CCTGAGGACCTTGGAATTCTGGCTGAATCACCTCTACAACCAAAAAG AGGTGGTGAAAGCTCACTACCATCCATGGGGTTTCCTCGCCATGTCGCAGGGGCAGTGTCAACCTCTGTTCCAGgagctcctcctcctgctgcagcctCTCTCCATGTTACCCTTTGATCTCAACCTGCTGCTGGAGCCCCGCCTGCTACACAACAGACAGCTCTGCTCTGAGGAACAAGCTCCACCATGCTCCACTTTTCTCATGACCAGTTGTCCCCTGTTGAaaggagacagagaagacagacaggggGTGTATAGCTCTATGGATGGACCCAGGGAGAACAGCAGGCCAACAGGTGACCCACACCAGCTGGTACAGCATCTTCAGGGGTCCTCCCAGGTTTCAAAGGCCATGGGTCAGGAGAAGAAGGTGAGGCCTGTAGGTGAGTCTAGCAGGAGCCTGTGGTCAGCCGCTATTCCAGGGTGTTGGCAGAGACAACCTTCCCACGCGGAGAGGGTGGAATGTGGACAGATTTACAAGCATGTCATCCACCCTGAGCCTCAGCaggggatggaggggaggagagaagaggagacttcacaggagggcaggagggagggaaggggtccGGGGACCCCCAGGATGACGGCAGACCCACAGGATGATAGCCCTTCCCAGGGTGGGCTACGCTGGGCCAAGCTCTTTGGATCAGGAAGGGATCACCCCGCCAGGAAACAGAGGGCACCCCAAAACCCCAATGGGACACAGACCCAGAAAAG GAGACCTTCACAGTGGCTGCAGTTGGACAGCTCTCAGCTGGGCCTGTTGGCCCATACAGTCTGGTCAGGGAAACAGCCTGACCGGAAACACCAAACATAG
- the LOC139552397 gene encoding ciliary microtubule inner protein 2B-like encodes MEEFPPKFSKVLVTPDPHYIPGYAGYCPQLKYHLGTTYGQLTAKLLSSPEVSRSRRLVLHTGCFPSTETDTGPRDEIWRSHHGERRNLERMIPGYTGFVPKSQNYFSRTYAETCREALSEFDRDQQRVRLASAIPLVSNNTISEFKPRRLSTPLTAISKEPAPYKTMDPWKPKGSPYFMADSSPHKYFISGFTGYVPKSRFLIGTGYPITTNKALVQFGKEMRRDPTFLKLPGEESGALPPIPTVYPSHRGLLPSYTGHVPGYRFRYGQTFEKLTHNALGLSGTQRKIEARAQ; translated from the exons ATGGAGGAATTCCCCCCAAAATTCAGTAAGGTGCTGGTGACACCTGATCCGCACTACATACCGGG GTATGCAGGTTACTGCCCCCAGCTGAAGTACCACCTGGGGACGACCTACGGCCAGCTGACCGCCAAGTTGCTGTCCTCTCCGGAGGTGTCACGCTCGCGTCGCCTGGTCCTCCACACGGGCTGCTTCCcctccacagagacagacacgggCCCACGGGACGAGATCTGGAGGAGCCACCATGGAGAACGCAGGAATCTGGAGAGGATGATACCGGGCTACACTG GCTTTGTTCCCAAAAGCCAGAACTACTTCTCCCGTACGTATGCCGAGACGTGTCGCGAGGCCCTGTCTGAGTTTGACCGGGACCAGCAGAGGGTTCGCCTGGCATCAGCAATACCGCTTGTCAGCAACAACACCATCTCAGAGTTTAAA CCTCGGAGACTGAGCACCCCTCTGACGGCCATCTCTAAAGAGCCAGCCCCCTACAAGACCATGGACCCCTGGAAGCCCAAAGGCTCTCCGTACTTCATGGCAGACAGCAGTCCACACAAGTACTTCATCTCAG GTTTCACAGGGTACGTGCCCAAATCTCGCTTCTTGATTGGGACGGGCTACCCCATCACCACCAACAAGGCTCTGGTTCAGTTTgggaaggagatgaggagggACCCCACCTTCCTGAAACTCCCTGGGGAGGAATCAGGAGCCCTGCCCCCCATCCCCACTGTCTACCCCTCCCACCGGGGACTTCTGCCCTCCTACACCGGCCATGTTCCAG GATACAGGTTCAGGTACGGCCAGACCTTTGAGAAGCTTACCCACAATGCCCTAGGGCTGAGTGGCACTCAGAGGAAGATTGAGGCCAGAGCCCAGTAA